A genome region from Microbacterium profundi includes the following:
- a CDS encoding IS30 family transposase gives MTAHYRHLTLEDRIEIERLLEKGTSLAEIARQIGVHRSTISRERRRGSWQPEHDHANLRPYLRNRLDTRGPHERLYLGGQAQLHADTRTARSHQPYRMLHDQLVDWVISALRRGWTPAEISGRLPLEFPDDARMRVGVETLYAWIYAPEQKHRQLWQYLPRGQRKRRRRQGRRVHSERIKWRTSIHERPALVEDRIEFGHWESDSVLGLRGTGGLHTTVERRARYLQAVKIPAIAAAPTIDAQLSVYSPLPAHAVRSVTADNGSEFAFHYQLADALAIPTYFADPYSAWQRGTNEHFNGRIRKYLPKGTSFEDLTQTDLDEIVTEINNRPRRVLGWATPAEIFNELCSSQATPRCTSN, from the coding sequence TTGACCGCACATTACCGTCATCTGACTCTTGAAGACCGGATCGAGATCGAGCGGCTGCTCGAGAAGGGCACCAGCCTGGCGGAGATCGCCCGCCAGATCGGCGTGCACCGCTCCACCATCAGCCGGGAACGCCGCCGCGGATCGTGGCAGCCCGAACATGATCACGCGAACCTGCGCCCGTACCTGCGCAACCGACTCGATACCCGCGGCCCGCACGAGCGGCTATATCTGGGCGGGCAGGCGCAGCTGCACGCCGATACCCGCACGGCGCGTTCGCACCAGCCGTACCGGATGCTCCACGACCAGCTCGTGGATTGGGTGATCTCCGCACTTCGGCGCGGGTGGACCCCGGCGGAGATCTCCGGGCGGCTGCCGCTCGAGTTCCCCGACGATGCACGGATGCGCGTCGGAGTCGAGACGCTCTACGCATGGATCTACGCCCCCGAGCAGAAGCACCGACAGCTCTGGCAGTACCTGCCTCGCGGGCAGCGCAAGCGCCGCCGCCGACAGGGCCGGCGGGTGCATTCCGAGCGGATCAAGTGGCGCACCTCGATCCACGAGCGCCCCGCCCTGGTCGAGGACCGTATCGAGTTCGGGCACTGGGAATCCGACAGCGTCCTCGGTCTGCGCGGCACCGGTGGGCTGCACACCACCGTGGAACGCCGCGCCCGGTACCTGCAGGCCGTGAAGATCCCCGCCATCGCCGCCGCGCCCACCATCGACGCGCAGCTGAGCGTGTACTCGCCGCTACCCGCCCACGCCGTCCGCTCCGTGACGGCGGACAATGGGTCCGAGTTCGCGTTCCACTACCAACTCGCCGACGCCCTCGCCATCCCGACCTACTTCGCCGACCCGTACTCGGCATGGCAGCGGGGCACGAACGAGCACTTCAACGGCCGCATCCGCAAATACCTCCCGAAAGGCACCAGCTTCGAAGACCTCACCCAAACAGACCTCGACGAGATCGTCACCGAGATCAACAACCGACCCCGCCGAGTCCTCGGCTGGGCAACCCCCGCCGAGATCTTCAACGAACTATGCTCAAGCCAAGCCACACCACGTTGCACCTCGAACTAG